One window of the Pseudomonas knackmussii B13 genome contains the following:
- a CDS encoding LysR family transcriptional regulator, whose product MTPSSLEEQLSLYLDVLEGGSFSAAARLRQLTPSAVARRMDTLEASLGATLLIRSTHAVRATPAGHAFAERARRIVDELRQGRAEAVSLSTAPEGLIRIDAPIPFGRRHLAPILADFLTANPGLDVQLRLIDSFTDQRGENLGQVDLVLRIGPLPDSRLVATRLASMRRIVCASAAYLKHHGTPLSPLELPAHVGLDWEGLAPPQAWRFLIDGRLQHLRPGRLRMTANNAEALVEGALQGLGLAHLPTWLCSEYLLDGRLLPLFCNGRMPEPEPGSIHVLRLERTPHSRSERLLEFLAQRFGFPPPWDRALEQQLFKN is encoded by the coding sequence ATGACGCCCTCCTCGCTCGAAGAACAACTCAGCCTGTATCTCGATGTACTCGAAGGCGGCAGCTTCTCCGCCGCGGCGCGCCTGCGGCAGCTCACGCCCTCCGCGGTGGCGCGGCGCATGGACACGCTGGAAGCCAGCCTGGGCGCCACACTGCTGATCCGCAGCACCCATGCGGTGCGCGCGACGCCTGCCGGTCATGCATTTGCAGAGCGCGCCCGGCGTATCGTCGACGAACTGCGCCAAGGCCGCGCCGAAGCCGTTTCGCTGAGCACCGCGCCGGAAGGGCTGATCCGCATCGACGCCCCCATCCCCTTCGGCCGGCGCCACCTGGCGCCCATACTCGCCGACTTCCTCACAGCCAACCCCGGTCTCGACGTGCAATTGCGCCTGATCGACAGCTTCACCGACCAGCGCGGCGAAAATCTCGGCCAGGTCGACCTGGTGCTGCGCATCGGCCCGCTGCCGGACAGCCGCCTGGTAGCGACGCGCCTGGCATCGATGCGAAGGATCGTCTGCGCCAGCGCCGCCTATCTGAAGCACCACGGCACGCCACTCTCGCCGCTGGAATTGCCGGCGCATGTAGGCCTGGACTGGGAAGGACTGGCGCCGCCGCAGGCCTGGCGCTTCCTCATCGACGGCCGCCTGCAGCACCTGCGGCCTGGCCGTTTGCGGATGACGGCCAACAATGCCGAAGCCCTGGTCGAAGGCGCCCTGCAGGGGCTGGGCCTGGCGCACTTGCCGACCTGGCTGTGCAGCGAATACTTGCTCGACGGCCGCCTGCTGCCGCTGTTCTGCAATGGCCGCATGCCGGAACCCGAACCCGGCAGCATCCATGTGCTGCGCCTGGAGCGCACTCCCCATTCGCGCAGCGAACGGCTGCTGGAGTTCCTGGCGCAGCGCTTCGGTTTCCCGCCGCCGTGGGACCGGGCACTGGAACAGCAGCTGTTCAAAAATTAG
- a CDS encoding LysR substrate-binding domain-containing protein, producing the protein MSTFPSIDSELLRTFVAIADHGGFTRAAEVVNRTQSAVSMQMKRLEEDVLERALFERDGRQVRLTPEGQVLLGYARRILRLQGEVFNTFRQPHMVGAVRIGTPDDYVMRFLPEILSRFAQAYPLVQVEVHCEPSSQLLTRNDLDLTIVTREPGTEIGQLLRQEPFVWMAAEGFCPQDQRPLPLAMFNTTCFCRAWACNALEAMDLDYRIAYSSPSLSALFAVASAGLAVTAQLRSLLTGNLRIIGEEEGLPVLPNASIVLLRGNRMTPVTDKLAEYIVEGFRA; encoded by the coding sequence ATGAGCACCTTCCCCAGCATCGACAGCGAACTGCTGCGCACCTTCGTCGCCATCGCCGATCACGGCGGCTTCACCCGCGCCGCCGAAGTGGTCAACCGCACCCAATCGGCGGTGAGCATGCAGATGAAGCGCCTCGAGGAGGACGTGCTGGAGCGCGCATTGTTCGAACGCGACGGCCGGCAGGTGCGGCTGACGCCGGAAGGCCAGGTGCTGCTCGGTTATGCGCGGCGCATCCTGCGGTTGCAGGGCGAGGTGTTCAACACATTCCGCCAGCCGCACATGGTCGGCGCGGTGCGCATCGGCACGCCGGACGACTACGTGATGCGTTTCCTGCCGGAGATCCTTTCGCGTTTCGCCCAGGCCTATCCGCTGGTCCAGGTGGAAGTGCATTGCGAACCTTCGTCCCAGTTGCTGACGCGCAACGACCTGGACCTGACCATAGTCACGCGCGAACCCGGCACCGAGATCGGCCAGTTGCTGCGCCAGGAGCCCTTCGTGTGGATGGCCGCGGAAGGCTTCTGCCCGCAAGACCAGCGCCCCTTGCCGCTGGCCATGTTCAACACCACCTGCTTCTGCCGCGCCTGGGCCTGCAATGCCCTGGAAGCGATGGATCTCGACTATCGCATCGCCTACAGCAGCCCGAGCCTCTCCGCGCTGTTCGCCGTGGCCAGCGCCGGGCTGGCTGTCACCGCGCAACTGCGCAGCCTGCTGACCGGCAACCTGCGCATCATTGGTGAAGAAGAAGGGCTGCCCGTCCTGCCCAATGCGAGCATCGTGCTGCTGCGCGGCAACCGGATGACGCCGGTGACCGACAAGCTGGCGGAATACATCGTCGAAGGCTTCCGCGCCTGA
- a CDS encoding MarR family winged helix-turn-helix transcriptional regulator produces the protein MKPSLDACEALKLDNQLCFALYSTSLQMTKVYKPLLQALGLTYPQYIAMLVLWEQDGITVGDISSRMLTDPGSLTPLLKRLEGEGLITRTRSQADERVVELRLTDKGRALRQQAESVPGCILAATGLDLKQLASLKNELVDLRGSLQGAD, from the coding sequence ATGAAACCGTCACTGGACGCCTGCGAAGCCCTCAAGCTCGACAACCAGCTGTGCTTCGCCCTCTACTCCACCTCGCTGCAGATGACCAAGGTCTACAAACCGTTGCTGCAGGCCCTGGGCCTTACCTACCCGCAGTACATCGCCATGCTGGTGCTCTGGGAGCAGGACGGCATCACCGTCGGCGACATCAGCTCACGCATGCTCACCGATCCCGGCTCCCTCACCCCGCTGCTCAAGCGCCTGGAGGGCGAAGGCCTGATCACCCGCACGCGCAGCCAGGCCGATGAGCGAGTCGTGGAACTGCGCCTGACCGACAAGGGCCGCGCCCTGCGCCAACAGGCCGAGAGCGTTCCTGGCTGCATCCTCGCCGCCACCGGCCTCGACCTCAAGCAGCTGGCCAGCCTGAAGAACGAATTGGTGGACCTGCGCGGCAGCCTGCAAGGCGCGGACTAG
- the oprI gene encoding outer membrane lipoprotei OprI, translating into MNNVLKFSALALAAVLATGCSSHSKETEARLTATEDAAARAQARADEAYRHADEALAAAQKAQQTADEANERALRMLDKASRK; encoded by the coding sequence ATGAACAACGTTCTGAAATTCTCTGCTCTGGCTCTGGCTGCTGTTCTGGCCACCGGTTGCAGCAGCCACTCGAAAGAAACCGAAGCCCGTCTGACCGCTACCGAAGACGCCGCTGCCCGCGCTCAAGCCCGCGCTGACGAAGCCTATCGTCACGCTGACGAAGCTCTGGCCGCTGCTCAGAAAGCCCAGCAGACTGCTGACGAGGCTAACGAGCGCGCTCTGCGTATGCTGGACAAAGCCAGCCGCAAGTAA
- a CDS encoding class II 3-deoxy-7-phosphoheptulonate synthase, with the protein MSQAWSPDSWRSLPIQQQPVYPDAARLRAVEESLASSPPLVFAGEARELRRQFAEVTAGRAFLLQGGDCAESFVEFSAAKIRDTFKVLLQMAVVMTFAAGCPVVKVGRMAGQFAKPRSAGEETIGGVTLPAYRGDIINGIGFDEASRVPDPQRLLQAYHQSTATLNLLRAFAQGGFADLHEVHQWNLDFIANSALGEKYSQLADRIDETLAFMRACGLDTSPQLREVSFFTAHEALLLNYEEAFIRRDSLTGGWYDCSAHMLWIGDRTRQLDGAHVEMLRGVGNPIGVKVGPSMTDEELIRLIDILNPDNDPGRLNLIVRMGADKVGDGLPRLLQTVQREGRQVLWSCDPMHANTIKASSGYKTRDFARILTEVRQFFEVHKAEGTYAGGIHIEMTGQNVTECIGGARPITEAGLSDRYHTHCDPRLNADQSLELAFLIAETLKQVRR; encoded by the coding sequence ATGAGCCAAGCCTGGAGCCCCGATAGCTGGAGAAGCCTTCCCATCCAGCAGCAACCCGTCTACCCCGACGCCGCCCGCCTGCGCGCGGTCGAGGAAAGCCTCGCCAGCTCCCCGCCGCTGGTGTTCGCCGGCGAGGCCCGCGAGCTGCGCCGGCAGTTCGCCGAAGTCACGGCCGGGCGCGCCTTCCTGCTGCAAGGCGGCGACTGTGCCGAGAGCTTCGTCGAGTTCTCCGCGGCGAAAATCCGCGACACCTTCAAGGTGCTGCTGCAGATGGCGGTGGTGATGACCTTCGCCGCCGGCTGCCCGGTGGTGAAAGTCGGGCGCATGGCCGGGCAGTTCGCCAAACCGCGCTCGGCCGGTGAAGAAACCATCGGCGGCGTCACCCTGCCGGCGTACCGCGGCGACATCATCAATGGCATCGGCTTCGACGAGGCCAGCCGCGTACCCGATCCGCAACGCCTGCTGCAGGCCTACCACCAGTCCACCGCGACCCTTAACCTGCTGCGCGCCTTCGCCCAGGGCGGCTTCGCCGACCTCCACGAAGTGCACCAGTGGAACCTCGACTTCATCGCCAACTCGGCGCTGGGCGAGAAGTACAGCCAGCTCGCCGACCGCATCGACGAAACCCTCGCCTTCATGCGCGCCTGTGGCCTGGACACCTCGCCGCAGCTGCGCGAAGTGAGCTTCTTCACCGCCCACGAAGCGCTGCTGTTGAACTACGAGGAAGCCTTCATCCGCCGCGACAGCCTCACCGGCGGCTGGTACGACTGTTCGGCGCACATGCTCTGGATCGGCGACCGCACCCGCCAGCTCGACGGCGCGCATGTGGAAATGCTGCGCGGCGTGGGCAACCCCATCGGGGTCAAGGTCGGCCCGAGCATGACCGACGAGGAGCTGATCCGCCTGATCGACATCCTCAACCCGGACAATGACCCGGGCCGCCTCAACCTGATCGTGCGCATGGGCGCCGACAAGGTCGGCGACGGCCTGCCCCGCCTGCTGCAGACCGTGCAGCGCGAAGGCCGCCAGGTGCTGTGGAGCTGCGACCCGATGCACGCCAACACCATCAAGGCCTCCAGCGGCTACAAGACCCGCGACTTCGCGCGCATCCTCACCGAGGTGCGGCAGTTCTTCGAAGTGCACAAGGCCGAAGGCACCTACGCGGGCGGTATCCACATCGAGATGACCGGGCAGAACGTCACCGAATGCATCGGCGGCGCGCGACCGATCACCGAAGCCGGGCTGAGCGATCGCTACCACACCCACTGCGATCCACGGCTGAACGCCGACCAGTCGCTGGAGCTGGCATTCCTCATCGCCGAGACGCTGAAACAGGTACGCCGCTAA
- a CDS encoding winged helix-turn-helix domain-containing protein, with translation MTDNFSLKEARRLALAAQGFANRRPRAQVQRKHLQQLIERLGVLQIDSVNALVRSHYLPLFSRLGNYSQALLDEAAWSAGRHRRMFEYWGHEASLLPLELYPLMRWRMRRAADGQGIYKQLAQFGVEQRAVIERVLQAVREQGALGAGSLSTRSERAGPWWDWSAEKHALEWLFAAGEVTVAGRRGFERLYDLPERVFPDVLLGAPEPGAEEAQRGLLLHAAVALGVATEADLRDYFRLDAADSKARLAELVESGELRQVQVKGWSQAAYVAGEPVIPRKVRASALLSPFDSLVWERARTERLFDFRYRLEIYTPQHKRVYGYYVLPFLFDERLAARIDLRAERAQGRLAVHAVHEEERPLGESGYASLAEQLREMADWLGLENVHVGCRKPEGARLKASLAQTL, from the coding sequence ATGACCGACAACTTTTCCCTCAAGGAAGCCCGCCGCCTGGCCTTGGCGGCCCAGGGCTTCGCCAATCGCCGGCCGCGCGCGCAGGTGCAGCGCAAGCACTTGCAGCAACTGATCGAGCGGCTCGGTGTATTGCAGATCGATTCGGTCAACGCGCTGGTGCGTTCGCACTACCTGCCGCTGTTCTCGCGCCTGGGCAATTACTCCCAGGCGCTGCTCGACGAGGCGGCCTGGAGCGCCGGGCGGCATCGGCGGATGTTCGAGTACTGGGGGCACGAGGCCTCGCTGCTGCCACTGGAGCTTTATCCGCTGATGCGCTGGCGCATGCGCCGCGCGGCGGACGGGCAGGGCATCTACAAGCAGCTGGCGCAGTTCGGCGTGGAGCAGCGCGCAGTCATCGAGAGAGTCCTGCAGGCGGTGCGCGAGCAAGGCGCGTTGGGCGCCGGCAGCCTGAGCACGCGCAGCGAGCGCGCGGGTCCCTGGTGGGACTGGAGCGCCGAGAAGCACGCGCTGGAATGGCTGTTCGCCGCCGGTGAGGTGACTGTTGCGGGGCGACGGGGCTTCGAGCGTCTCTATGACTTGCCGGAAAGGGTGTTCCCGGATGTCCTGCTGGGTGCTCCGGAACCCGGCGCCGAGGAGGCGCAGCGAGGTTTGCTGCTGCACGCCGCCGTCGCGCTTGGGGTGGCGACCGAGGCGGACCTGCGCGACTACTTCCGCCTCGATGCTGCGGATAGCAAGGCGCGGTTGGCTGAGCTGGTCGAGTCCGGCGAGCTGCGACAAGTGCAGGTCAAGGGTTGGTCGCAGGCCGCCTACGTGGCCGGCGAACCCGTCATTCCACGCAAGGTGCGGGCGAGCGCGCTGCTGTCGCCGTTCGATTCGCTGGTGTGGGAGCGCGCACGCACCGAGCGGCTGTTCGACTTCCGCTATCGGCTGGAGATCTACACGCCGCAGCACAAGCGGGTGTACGGCTACTACGTGTTGCCCTTCCTGTTCGACGAGCGCCTGGCGGCACGCATTGACTTGCGTGCCGAGCGGGCCCAAGGGCGGCTGGCGGTGCACGCCGTGCATGAGGAGGAGCGGCCGTTGGGCGAGTCGGGATATGCCAGCCTGGCCGAGCAGCTACGCGAGATGGCGGACTGGCTGGGGCTGGAGAACGTGCACGTGGGTTGTCGCAAGCCGGAGGGCGCTCGCCTGAAGGCATCCCTGGCGCAGACCCTGTAG
- a CDS encoding alpha/beta hydrolase has protein sequence MKALSKTLTGGLLALAIGNAFAAGSPGVEHTTQAFLEALEAGGGKPLETLSPKDARAVLTGAQASVKVDLSGTNVSEKTIQADGQAIKLTIVRPANAKGTLPVFMFFHGGGWVLGDYPTHARLIHDLVVNSGAVAVYVGYTPSPEAHYPVAINQAYAATKWVAEHGKEINVDGSRLAVAGNSVGGNMAAVVALMAKDKGTPKLRFQALLWPVTDASFETTSYNQFAQGHFLTKPMMQWFWDSYTTDAKQRTETYASPLRATPEQLKGLPPALVQTAEFDVLRDEGEAYARHLDAAGVPVTAVRYNGMIHDYGLLNPLAKVPEVQAAMRQAGVELKQHLK, from the coding sequence ATGAAAGCGCTCAGCAAAACCCTGACCGGCGGCCTGCTCGCCCTCGCCATCGGCAATGCCTTCGCCGCCGGCAGCCCGGGCGTCGAGCACACCACCCAGGCCTTCCTCGAAGCCCTGGAAGCCGGCGGCGGCAAACCGCTGGAAACGCTCTCGCCGAAGGATGCCCGTGCCGTGCTGACTGGCGCCCAGGCCTCGGTGAAGGTGGACCTCTCCGGCACCAACGTCAGCGAGAAGACCATCCAGGCCGATGGCCAGGCCATCAAGCTGACCATCGTCCGCCCGGCCAACGCCAAGGGCACGCTGCCGGTGTTCATGTTCTTCCACGGCGGCGGCTGGGTACTGGGTGACTACCCGACCCACGCCCGGCTGATCCACGACCTGGTGGTGAACTCCGGCGCGGTAGCGGTCTACGTCGGCTACACCCCGTCGCCCGAGGCGCATTACCCGGTGGCGATCAACCAGGCCTACGCGGCAACCAAGTGGGTCGCCGAACACGGCAAGGAGATCAATGTCGACGGCTCACGCCTGGCGGTGGCCGGCAACAGCGTCGGCGGCAACATGGCCGCGGTGGTCGCGCTGATGGCCAAGGACAAGGGCACGCCCAAGCTGCGCTTCCAGGCCCTGCTGTGGCCGGTGACCGACGCCAGCTTCGAGACCACGTCGTACAACCAGTTCGCCCAGGGGCACTTCCTCACCAAGCCGATGATGCAGTGGTTCTGGGACAGCTACACCACCGACGCGAAACAGCGCACCGAGACCTACGCCTCGCCGCTGCGCGCCACGCCCGAGCAGCTCAAGGGCCTGCCGCCGGCGCTGGTGCAGACCGCCGAGTTCGACGTGCTGCGCGATGAAGGCGAGGCCTATGCCCGTCACCTGGACGCTGCCGGCGTGCCGGTCACCGCCGTGCGCTACAACGGCATGATCCACGACTACGGCCTGCTCAACCCGCTGGCCAAGGTCCCGGAAGTCCAGGCCGCCATGCGTCAGGCCGGCGTCGAGCTGAAACAGCACCTGAAATGA
- the earP gene encoding elongation factor P maturation arginine rhamnosyltransferase EarP encodes MASWDIFCCVVDNYGDIGVTWRLARQLAGEHGQQVRLWIDDLASFARLCPQADANLAQQWQAGVEVRRWPAVWEDTAAADVVIEAFACPLPASYVEAMQTRAVAPLWLNLEYLSAEDWVTSCHGLPSMQPNGLQKYFYFPGFQNGAGGLLREAGLIERRQVFQRDTQQRQSFLGALGVSMQEGERVFSLFAYENSALGGWLDSLASAGQATLLLVPEGRVLGDVAAWFGLPGLAVGAQHSRGSLRVQVLPFVRQEDYDLLLWSCDFNAVRGEDSFVRALWAGRPFVWHIYEQEEGVHLEKLDAFLALYVLGQDEALRAPLVAFWHAWNGQGEPSAAWSALEKQLSSWSDWADRWSREYAAKTDLAAGLVRFYTNWL; translated from the coding sequence ATGGCCAGCTGGGACATCTTCTGCTGCGTGGTGGACAACTACGGCGACATCGGCGTGACCTGGCGCCTCGCCCGCCAGCTCGCCGGCGAGCATGGGCAGCAGGTGCGCCTGTGGATCGACGACCTGGCTTCGTTCGCGCGCCTTTGCCCGCAGGCCGACGCCAATCTGGCGCAGCAATGGCAGGCGGGCGTCGAAGTGCGTCGGTGGCCGGCAGTGTGGGAAGACACGGCTGCCGCCGATGTGGTCATCGAGGCGTTCGCCTGTCCGTTGCCGGCTTCCTATGTTGAAGCCATGCAGACGCGCGCGGTGGCGCCGCTGTGGCTGAACCTGGAGTACCTCAGTGCCGAGGACTGGGTGACTTCCTGTCACGGCCTGCCATCGATGCAGCCCAACGGACTGCAGAAGTACTTCTACTTCCCTGGTTTCCAGAATGGCGCTGGCGGACTGCTTCGCGAGGCTGGGCTGATCGAGCGGCGCCAGGTCTTTCAACGTGACACGCAGCAGCGGCAATCCTTCCTGGGCGCGCTTGGAGTAAGCATGCAGGAGGGGGAGCGGGTCTTCTCTCTATTCGCCTACGAGAATTCCGCGCTGGGCGGCTGGCTGGATAGCTTGGCCTCGGCCGGGCAGGCCACGCTTCTGCTGGTTCCGGAAGGGCGGGTGCTGGGGGATGTGGCGGCTTGGTTCGGATTGCCCGGATTGGCGGTCGGCGCTCAGCATTCGCGCGGCAGCCTGCGCGTCCAGGTATTGCCGTTCGTGCGTCAGGAGGACTACGACCTGCTGCTGTGGAGCTGTGATTTCAATGCCGTGCGCGGTGAGGATTCCTTCGTCCGCGCGCTATGGGCTGGCCGGCCGTTCGTCTGGCACATCTATGAGCAGGAGGAGGGTGTTCACCTGGAGAAGCTGGACGCTTTCCTCGCGCTCTATGTGCTGGGGCAGGACGAAGCGCTCAGGGCGCCGCTGGTCGCTTTCTGGCATGCCTGGAACGGACAGGGTGAGCCGAGCGCGGCCTGGTCGGCGCTGGAAAAGCAGCTGTCGTCGTGGAGCGATTGGGCCGATCGCTGGAGCCGTGAGTACGCGGCAAAAACGGATCTTGCCGCGGGGCTGGTGCGTTTTTATACAAATTGGCTATGA
- a CDS encoding DUF3291 domain-containing protein, with amino-acid sequence MSHRYHLAQVNIARARAPMDHPLMRGFVEQLAPINALAEASPGFVWRLQTEEGDATSIQAFDDPQIIVNLSLWDSLEALRDYVYAGPHLELLKQRKEWMEKVDGPSLALWWLPAGQLPTLEDARRALQSLAERGSTAEAFSFARPFAAPSTQSLPA; translated from the coding sequence ATGTCCCACCGCTACCACCTGGCCCAGGTCAACATCGCCCGGGCCAGGGCACCCATGGATCACCCACTGATGCGCGGTTTCGTCGAGCAGCTCGCGCCCATCAATGCCCTTGCTGAGGCCAGCCCCGGCTTCGTCTGGCGCCTGCAGACGGAGGAGGGCGACGCCACCTCCATCCAGGCCTTCGACGATCCGCAGATCATCGTCAACCTGTCGCTCTGGGATTCACTCGAAGCGCTGCGCGACTACGTCTACGCCGGTCCGCACCTGGAGCTGCTGAAGCAGCGCAAGGAATGGATGGAGAAGGTGGACGGGCCGAGCCTGGCGCTCTGGTGGCTGCCGGCGGGGCAGCTGCCGACGCTAGAGGACGCGCGCCGTGCCCTGCAGAGCCTGGCCGAGAGGGGCTCGACTGCCGAGGCCTTCAGCTTCGCCCGGCCATTTGCCGCACCCTCCACGCAGTCGCTGCCGGCCTGA
- a CDS encoding DUF1127 domain-containing protein produces the protein MKAQLGFVITPHKAARNALHPSLWQRLQARIWRWRELARQREQLASLSDEALKDIGLSRADILQESETPFWIDHLRR, from the coding sequence ATGAAAGCTCAACTAGGCTTCGTGATCACCCCGCACAAGGCAGCGCGGAACGCTTTGCACCCATCGCTCTGGCAACGCCTGCAGGCCCGCATCTGGCGCTGGCGCGAACTGGCCCGGCAGCGCGAGCAACTGGCCAGCCTGAGCGACGAGGCGCTCAAGGACATCGGCTTGAGTCGCGCCGATATCCTGCAGGAAAGCGAAACTCCGTTCTGGATCGACCATCTACGCCGCTGA
- a CDS encoding sulfite exporter TauE/SafE family protein, giving the protein MVSLALEFLLGVVLGSLGGLFGIGGGMLAIPALGVLFGLDQQLAQGTALVMVLPNVLVALWRYHQHNRIDPLQASVLAVASLVCAFFAARFAVNMDARHMRLAFVIFLAVLAFFLLLQLSRKAPQRGDTPRYGLHWMGALGLGAGTLGGLFGVGGGVVAAPVLTSVFGLTQVAAQGLALALAAPSTAVALATYAGHGHVDWQTGAALALGGMLSVSWGVRMAHVLPERGLRVAFSAFLVLCGLVLAIHA; this is encoded by the coding sequence ATGGTCAGTCTGGCGCTGGAATTTCTTTTGGGTGTGGTCCTGGGCAGCCTGGGTGGCTTGTTCGGAATTGGTGGTGGAATGCTCGCGATTCCTGCCTTGGGCGTGCTGTTCGGCCTCGACCAGCAGCTGGCGCAGGGCACCGCGCTGGTGATGGTGCTGCCCAATGTGCTGGTGGCGCTATGGCGCTACCACCAGCACAACCGGATCGATCCGCTGCAGGCATCGGTACTCGCCGTGGCCAGCCTGGTCTGCGCCTTCTTCGCCGCCCGCTTCGCGGTCAACATGGACGCACGGCACATGCGCCTGGCGTTCGTCATCTTCCTGGCGGTGCTGGCGTTCTTCCTGCTCCTGCAGCTGTCCCGAAAAGCGCCGCAGCGGGGCGATACGCCGCGCTACGGGCTGCACTGGATGGGCGCACTGGGACTGGGTGCCGGGACCCTCGGCGGGCTGTTCGGCGTCGGCGGCGGTGTGGTGGCGGCGCCCGTGCTGACGTCAGTTTTCGGCCTCACTCAGGTCGCTGCACAGGGGTTGGCCCTGGCTCTGGCGGCGCCGAGCACGGCAGTAGCGCTCGCCACCTATGCCGGTCACGGCCATGTCGACTGGCAGACTGGGGCGGCACTGGCGCTCGGCGGGATGCTGAGCGTTTCCTGGGGGGTACGGATGGCCCATGTGCTACCCGAGCGCGGGCTGCGCGTGGCTTTCAGTGCGTTCCTCGTGCTGTGCGGCCTGGTGCTGGCGATACATGCATGA
- a CDS encoding organic hydroperoxide resistance protein produces MQRIQALYTATATATGGRDGRAVSSDGVLDVKLTTPRELGGLGGAATNPEQLFAAGYSACFIGALKFVASQSKRQLPADASITGKVGIGQIPGGFGLEVELNISLPGLDRSVAEELVAAAHQVCPYSNATRGNIDVRLNVAV; encoded by the coding sequence ATGCAACGCATCCAAGCCCTCTACACCGCCACCGCTACCGCTACCGGGGGCCGCGACGGCCGCGCCGTCTCCTCCGATGGCGTCCTCGACGTGAAACTGACCACCCCGCGCGAACTCGGCGGCCTGGGCGGCGCAGCAACCAACCCGGAACAACTGTTCGCAGCCGGCTATTCGGCCTGCTTCATCGGCGCCCTGAAGTTCGTCGCCAGCCAGAGCAAGCGTCAGCTCCCCGCAGACGCCTCGATCACCGGCAAGGTCGGCATCGGCCAGATCCCCGGCGGTTTCGGCCTGGAAGTGGAACTGAACATCAGCCTCCCCGGCCTTGATCGCAGCGTTGCCGAAGAGCTGGTCGCCGCGGCTCACCAGGTCTGCCCGTACTCCAACGCCACCCGCGGCAACATCGACGTGCGCCTGAACGTCGCCGTCTGA
- the efp gene encoding elongation factor P produces the protein MKTAQEFRAGQVANINGAPWVIQKAEFNKSGRNSAVVKMKLKNLLTGAGTETVFKADDKLEPIILDRKEVTYSYFADPLYVFMDTEFNQYEIEKDDLEGVLTFIEDGMTDVCEAVFYNEKVISVELPTTIVREIVYTEPAVRGDTSGKVMKTARLKNGAEVQVSAFCEIGDSIEIDTRTGEYKSRVKA, from the coding sequence ATGAAAACCGCACAAGAGTTCCGCGCTGGCCAGGTTGCCAACATCAATGGCGCCCCCTGGGTCATCCAGAAGGCCGAGTTCAACAAATCCGGCCGTAACTCCGCGGTCGTCAAGATGAAGCTGAAGAACCTGCTGACCGGTGCCGGCACCGAGACCGTGTTCAAGGCTGACGACAAGCTGGAGCCGATCATTCTCGATCGCAAGGAAGTGACCTACTCCTACTTCGCGGACCCGCTGTATGTCTTCATGGACACCGAGTTCAACCAGTACGAGATCGAGAAAGACGATCTGGAAGGCGTGCTGACCTTCATCGAAGACGGCATGACCGACGTCTGCGAAGCGGTGTTCTACAACGAGAAAGTGATCTCCGTTGAACTGCCGACCACCATCGTTCGCGAAATCGTCTACACCGAGCCGGCTGTCCGTGGCGACACCTCCGGTAAAGTGATGAAGACCGCTCGCCTGAAGAACGGTGCCGAGGTTCAGGTTTCCGCCTTCTGCGAAATCGGTGACTCCATCGAGATCGATACCCGCACCGGCGAGTACAAGTCCCGCGTCAAGGCCTGA